The region TCATCATCGAGCCATGGCCGGCGCGACCTTGGGCGGTTAACTTCATCCAATGAATACCCTTTTGTGCTGCTTCAATAAAGTAGAGACGCTTGCCATCGGCAACGGTTACGGAGAAACCACCAACTTCTGAAATCGCTTCTGAACAACCAGCGAATACTTCTGGATGGTTTGCCGTCATCCAACGAGAACCAAAGGTCATTCCTGCTTCTTCATCCGCGAAGAAGGCGAGAACAATGTCGCGTTCTGGAACATAACCGCGCTGCGCCCAATCTCGCACGATGGCCAAGATCATTGCATCCACATTCTTCATATCAACTGCGCCACGACCCCAGATACATCCATCTTTAATCTCGCCGGCGAAAGGTTCGACTGACCATTCAGCAGCGTTTGCTGGAACGACATCGATGTGTCCATGAACTACTAAGCCTGGTTTATCTGGATTACTTCCTTTTATACGAGCAATCACATTGCAACGTTTTGGCGCAGATTCATAAATTCTTGCTTCAATTCCAACTTCAGCGAGTGAGGCCACAATGTAGTTAGCAACCGCTTCTTCGTCTCCGCGCCCTTCGCCAAAGTTCACACTGGGAATTCGGATTAAATCTTGGCAGATACGAATTGCTTCATCTTCAAAATTTCTTATCTCGCTCATGCCGTCATTCTCCCCCACAATCGCTCGAAAAAGGACCTGCTTTTGCGTGGTTGCTTCAGCGTTGCTATCGTTTGCAGCGCACTGGTCCGGGTGGCGGAATTGGCAGACGCGCTAGCTTGAGGTGTTAGTGCCCGCAAGGGCTTGAGGGTTCAACTCCCTTCCCGGACACGTTTAATGTGGTGGAATTGGATCGTTATGAAGTTAGCAGACGCCCTCTCCCTGATCAGAGATATTCCAGATTACCCAAAACCTGGCATCCTCTTTAAAGATATAACACCGCTACTGGCCGATCCAACTGCTTACTCAACTGTAATCAAAGCCTTCGCGTCTCAGATCGACGACGTAGATGTAATTGCTGGCATTGAAGCTCGTGGATTTATCTTTGCTGCAGCGATTGCCTTAGAGAAGAACGCTGGTTTCGTGCCCTTTAGAAAAAGTGGAAAACTCCCTTTCGAAACTATCGGCGCGAAATACGGTCTGGAATATGGCGAAGATGAGATAGAAGTTCATATCGATGCATTTGCCAATGGAAAAACGGTAGTGATTATTGACGACGTCCTCGCAACAGGCGGAACGATCGCTGCCGCGCTCGAACTCGCTGAACGCACTGGGGCGGTCGTCAAATCCGTTCAGGTTCTCTTTGAAATTTCTGGACTCGGTGGCCGGGAGTTAATCGCCAAGCGTTTTCCCAAGATCGAGATTAAATCGTTGGTAACTTCTTGAGTTCTAAAGTTCGCATCCACCAGATCCAAGCGCTGCGTGCCGTCGCTGCGACGTTGGTTGTTCTCTTCCATGCCAAGTTAGCACCCGGTGGGTTCATTGGCGTAGATATCTTCTATGTGATCTCTGGATATCTAATAACTGGCATCATCGTTAAAGAGATAACGCTGAGTGGCGCCTTTAACTACCGAAACTTCTTTTTGCGGCGAGCCAAGCGGTTACTGCCTGCCTCAATAAGCGTTCTGATACTTACCGCATTCGGGGCCTGGCTTTTTCTTCCACCAACTATTCGATCATCTCTGGGTCAGGATATCTTCGCCGCTTCCATCTATATTTCCAATTACCTTTTTGCTTGGTGGCAGAACGATTATCAGAATCTAAACGCGACGCCATCGCCAGTAATTCACTACTGGTCGCTCGCCGTAGAGGAGCAGTTCTATCTTCTCTGGCCACTGATAATTTTCACACTCTGGAAGATTGGTCGCCAACGCTTAGTCTTTCGCGGCGTTCTCGGTATCACCATCCTCTCTTTTCTATTCTCGCTCTTCCTAACTAACGCAGCACCGATCTGGGCTTTCTACAGTCTTCCAACTCGCGCTTGGGAACTCGGCGTTGGTGCTCTACTACTCTTCATACCGAAAGAGCTTCTTGAAAAGAAATCTGTTTCTCGAACGCTGATTGTTTGGTTATCTGCACTAACACTTCCGTACGGCGTAATTCGATTCAGTGACAACACGCCGTTCCCAGGTACTGCAGCTCTGTATCCGGTTTTGGCTACTGCGCTACTGATTGCATTCATACATTCGTGGCCGCCAATACTCAATGATTTTTCACGCCTGCGCTTTGTTCAATGGTTAGGTGAAATCTCCTATCCTTTCTATCTCTGGCACTGGCCTCTACTAGTAATTCCAAGTACCCGCTTCGGTCGCCCCTTAACTTTGCTTGAAAGATTTCTCTTAATTGCCCTAACCGCTCTGGCCGCTGATTTAACTCATAGATTTATTGAAAAACCGTTCTCCCGAAGGAAGTTATCAAATCGCCAGACTACGAAGTTCGCATTAGCGGCAACTCTCTCCGGCGTTATGGTGGCAAGTGCAATATTGCTCACCACAAAAGATGACATCTCTCTACCGAATGGTCGCTCTGTATCAATAGCGGCAGTGATGCAGAAGCCTAAGATCTATGACGATGGATGTCATGCAAATTATGGCAACAAAAACTCTCCAGAATGTCTCTACGGAGACGTTAATTCGAAGCGGAAGATAGTTCTCTACGGGGATTCACATGCAGCGCAATGGTTTCCGGCCCTGGAAAAAATCGCAATCGATGAGGGATTTGCGCTAATCAGTCTTACCAAATCCGCCTGTCCTGCCGTTGAAGTCGATCGTGTTAATTCAGGTGCCTTTAAAAACTCCGACTGTAACGCTTGGCGAGATAACTCGATACAGCGAATCAAGCAGTTAAAGCCTGAAGCGGTGATCATGAGTGGATTCCAGCACTTCGCCTACCCAACGCGTTACTCATCGCGTGATGCTTGGTGGTTGGAAGGACAGCGTTCTCTCTATGCCAAGGTTTTAAATAGCTCTCCAAATTTAATTTACATCTCCGATACGCCAAAGCCGCAGCGCGATATCCCTAGTTGCTTAGCAACGGCAAAGGCCGACGAATGCGACGCTAATGAGAAATCAGATCCTCGCGTCGCAGGTGGATTTATCGCGCTAGACCCAACTCCGTGGCTATGTACAGATTCCTGCCCGGCTATTGTCAATGGGATAGTCGCATATCGTGACGCCTCGCACATCAGCGTTGATATGAGCGCCGCACTTTCCAACAATTTACGCGATTTCTTAAGGAGCAATGGCGTTATATGAAGTTACTATCGCCAATTTCCTTAATTAGATGCAAAGATGCACCCCGTGGCTGAACTTATTTATTACTGCGGAACGATGGATAGTGGTAAATCCACGCTTGCACTGCAGACCGCCCACAATCATAAGAGCCGCGGACGTTCGGGTTTAATTTTCACAAGTAAAGATCGCGCCGGTTCTGGAGTTATCTCATCTCGTCTTGGATTACAGAGCGCAGCAATCGAAGTTGATCCAGGATTAGATCTCCACAAGTTAGTTGTGGAACGCCTGTCTGTTGGAGATCGCATTGATTACATAATCTGCGATGAGGCCCAGTTCTATCAGGCAGAACAAATTGAACAACTCGCCAAGATAGTTGATGGTTTGGGGATTGATGTCTTCGCCTTCGGAATCTTGGCAGATTTTCGCACCAAACTTTTCCCAGGTTCCGCACGATTGGTAGAACTTGCTGATCGAGTAAATACGCTTCAAGTTGAGGCTCTTTGCTGGTGTGGTTCAAGAGCAACTCACAATGCCAGAACTCTCGGCGGAGTAATGGTTACCGAAGGTGAACAAGTCGTTGTCGGAGATGTTGCACCAGGTGCGGAAGTCGCCTACGAAGTCTTGTGTCGACGCCACCACATGCGTCGCGTTACTGCGCGTGCATCTCGAGCAGGACATACTTCTCCATTACCTTTACCATTTACAGAGAACGAATAAAGAGCGCTAACTAGTCAATCAATCAGGGAGAGAAAAATGAAAGTACGTGGATACGCTGCAATGACCGCTAAGGCCCCGCTTGCTCCTTGGGAGTTTGAGCGTCGCGATCTTGGCGCACACGATGTCGCCTTAGATATTAAGTACTCAGGCATCTGTCATTCAGATATTCATCAAGCTCGCGAAGAATGGGGTCCTGCCATATTTCCTATGGTTCCCGGCCATGAGATCGCGGGTGTCGTGACAAGTATTGGCTCTGCAGTATCAAAATTTAAAGTTGGAGATCTAATCGGCGTTGGCGTATTCGTTGACTCATGTCGCGTATGCGAGCCTTGCAAAAACGGAACGCAGCAATACTGCATCGAAGGAATGACTGGTACTTATAACCAATTAGAACGTGATGGAAAGACTCCTGCAATGGGAGGCTATGCAAATGTAATGGTCATTAATGAAGATTACGCCGTCACTATTCCTGCAAATCTTTCTCTAGATGGTGTGGCTCCCCTGCTCTGTGCTGGAATTACTTTGTATTCGCCAATTAAGCATTGGAAAGCCGGCCCTGGCAAGAAAGTTGCGGTGATGGGTCTGGGCGGTCTCGGCCATATGGGAGTCAAGTTTGCAGCTGCGATGGGAGCTGAAGTAACTGTCTTTTCGCATTCTCCTTCGAAGGAAGCAGATGCAAAGGCGATGGGCGCACATCACTTTGTTTCAACAAAGTCTGAAGGTTTCCACACTAAGTACAGCAAACACTTTGACCTAATCTTGAATACAGTCAGCGCTGAACTAGATATCAATATCTATCTCTCAATGCTCGGTGTCGACGGAACCCTCGTGGTTATTGGACTTCCTGGAAAGCCGTACTCGGTTGAAGCCGGTTCATTACTACCTGCACGTCGTTCGCTCTCTGGATCAATGATCGGTGGTATCCCTGAGATGCAAGAGATGCTTGATTTCTGTGGAAAACATAACATTGTCAGCGACGTTGAAGTTATTCAGGCTGATTACATCAACGAAGCTTACGAACGCACCGTTGCCAGCGATGTTAAGTATCGCTTCGTAATTGACGCAACTTCCTTCTAGCTAAACTTCTAAAGGAAGTTATTGAGCACAAGAACAAAGATAGGTGCGATAAAAAGCGCTGGTAACAAATTACCAACGGCGATATCTTTAATCTTGAGTAGTCGCAGACCGATGCATACCAACATCACTCCGCCTGTGACTGTCATCGCATCAACCTGATATCCCTCAAGGATGCTTCCCAGTCCTAGCCCAATAACTGTCCAAACTCCCTGGTAGATACCGACCGGAATCGCCGAGACCGCTACTCCCCAACCAAGGCTTGCCGCGAAAGCAATAGCGGCGAAAAAGTCGAGACTCGATTTGAGAAGAAGTTGATCAATACCGGTAGACATTCCATCGCTAATGGAACCGAGTATCGCAAGCGGTCCTATCGCAAATAGCAGCGCTGCTGAAACGAATCCTTCAATAAAGGTGCTCTCTTTGTGGGCACCGAATTTAACCCGCAGCGTTTCGCCCAATCCTTCGAGTCGAGACTCGAGAGAGAGCGCTGAACCTATTCCGCCGCCGATTAATAACGATCCTAAAATTGCCAAGAGCGTCCAACCCTTTGGAATCGAGTTAATGTAGCGATCACTCCACATTGGAGCTAACGCACTAACCGCGCCAAGAATTGTGATGAGCCCAAGTACTTCTGTAATCAACAGCCTTGTGCGAGCAAGCATGCGAGTGCCTACAAGAACACCGATTGCTGCTCCCCCGATAATTGTGGTGATATTAATTAAGGTACCGAGGCCGACGAACATTCGATAAGGATACGGCCTATAAACACGTTTACTTGCGTTAAACTCTCGAAATGAGTTTTATGAGTAAGTTTTCGGCATTCCTAAAACCCCACAAGACAGTGCCAATCACACCTTGGCGTGCGAATTCTCGTTGGGATCTCTCATTTTCTCGCGTTGCTATTCTTTTCTTTGGGCTTGCAATTTTTGGTTTAGGTGATGCGCTAGTAGTTCAATCAAATCTCGGCAACGCACCTTGGACCGTATTTGCACAAGGCCTTAGCTTGAAATCTGGTCTTTCACTTGGCTGGGCTACCTTCGTTACTGGATGCTTTGTTCTACTTATCTGGATTCCACTTCGCGAACGACCAGGTTTTGGAACGCTAGCTAATATCGTGATTATTTCTGCTGCTATCGAATTCGGCGTTTCAGTATTTCCATTGCAGGAAACGTTAGTCGGTGGGCTTGCCTCCGCTCTAATCGGTATTGCCCTAGTTGGTCTAGGTTCTGCTCTCTATATAACTTGCGGGCTTGGACCCGGACCGCGCGATGGCGCGATGACAGGTATTCATCAACGTACCGGCGTTCGCGTTGGAAGAGTTCGCATGGGAATTGAAGTAACCGTACTCATTGTGGGTGCTCTCCTTGGCGGCAAACTAGGGCTGGGCACCGCCCTATTTGCCCTCTTAATCGGCCAATCTGTCGCTATTTCTTTCGGCATAGTCGCGCGTCTAACCTCAAAGTAACCGCACACTTAGGTTTAAATCCTCTTATCCCTCGGTCTGTGAGCCGTCATTTCACACGGGGTCGCAAACACCCCCGTTAACAAAATTAGAAAGGTTCGTCATGCTCGATAGCTATTTCAAAATATCGGAACGTGGCTCAACTGTAGCTCGGGAAGTACGTGGCGGCATCGTCACCTTCTTCACAATGGCATACATAGTCGCTCTCAATCCACTAATCATCGGTCTTGCAAAAGATGCTGATGGAAAATATATCGGCGGTGGAGATGCTCCTAATCTCGCTCTAGTTGCCGCGATGACTGCGCTAATGGCCGGTGTATTAACAATCCTGATGGGCGTAGTTGGAAACTATCCACTTGCACTCGCAACAGGTCTTGGCCTTAATACCTTCGTTGCAGTTGGTATCGCATCGAAAATGACATGGGCAGATGCTATGGGCCTTGTTGTCATCGAAGGAATTATCATCACCATCTTGGTTCTTACCGGCTTTAGAACCGCGGTCTTTAGAGCAGTTCCTGCGCAATTGAAGATCGCAATCTCAGTAGGTATTGGTTTATTCATTGCGCTCATAGGCCTTGTTGATGCTGGATTCGTTCGACGCACAGGCGCAGGTCCGGTTCCAGTAACTCTAGGTGATGGTGGAACTCTCGTTGGCTGGCCAGTAATCATCTTCGCACTTGGACTCTTCCTAACTATCGCTCTAATGGTCAAGAAGGTAAAGGGTGCGATCCTTATCGGAATAATCGTGGCAACAATCGCAGCGGTTATCGTCGAGACAACTCTAAAAATTGGACCGCTATTTAATGGTGCCACCGGTGAAGTAAATCCAAAGGGATGGAACTTAAACGTTCCTGCAGTACCTGAAAAGATAGCCGCAACACCAGATTTCAGCCTCTTTGGAGATTTCAATCTTCTTGGCTCATTCGACCGCCTTCCTTTGGTCACAGTCATTCTCTTGATCTTCACCTTGTTGCTCTCAGACTTCTTCGACACTGTCGGAACAGTTACAGCGATCGGACATGAGTCTGGGCTGATCGATAAAGATGGAAACGTTCCAAATAACGATCGTATTCTTCTTGTCGACTCACTAGCTGCAGTTGCAGGTGGCGCTGGAAGTATCTCTTCCAATACCAGCTACATTGAATCTGCATCTGGCGTTGGAGAAGGTGCGCGAACTGGTCTTGCATCTGTTGTAACAGGGGCCTGCTTCCTGCTTACAACATTCCTGGCTCCACTAGTTGCGATTATTCCTTACGAGGCTGCAACTCCTGCACTCATCATCGTTGGCTTCTTGATGATGACTCAGATCAAAGCTATTGACTGGGAAGATTACGGAATCGCAATTCCAGCGTTTCTCACAATCATCTTGATGCCATTTACCTACAACATCTCAGTTGGTATCGGCGCTGGCTTCGTTACTCACGTAGTAATCCGCTACATCCAAGGCCGTCGCAAGGAAGTACATCCACTACTTCTCTTGGTCTCTGGCCTCTTTATGATCTACTTCTTATCTTCACCAATCAATACCTGGGTTGGATAAGCAAGTAATTAGTAAGTAGAAAGCCCCCGGTTGTTGTTAACCGGGGGCTTTCTACTTTAAATGGACCAGTCGATGGGTTGGCGCCCCTTGCCAACCAATACTTGATTAGCCCTACTAAATGGTTTTGAACCGAAGAAACCGCGGTAGGCCGATAGCGGACTGGGATGAACGCTAATAATGCAATCTGATTTAGGAAAAAGATCTTTGACCTCTTGCGCGTTAGCGCCCCACAGAATTGCAACGACACCTTGCTGGGCGAGAACTGATACAACCTGATCCGTAAAAACTCTCCAACCTAGATCTTTATGTGAATTGCTTTCGCCTTCCGCACATGTGAGGCTTCGATTTAAAAGAATAACTCCCCGTTTGCACCAAGGAGATAGATCTCCAGAAGTTGGATGAGACACACCTAAGTCATCAACCAACTCCCGATAAATATTCTTTAGTGAAGCGGGCAACTTTCCGTCATTTCGCGCCGTTGAGAAAGCAAGGCCCATCGCATCAACCGCGCTTGGGTAAGGATCTTGACCAAGAATTAAAACTCTTGCCTGTGCCGGATCAAAACTTAAGGACTTCATAACATCTTTATGTGCCGGCAGATAGGCGTCTGCCTGAAGTTTACTTTCAATCTCATCTAGGAGATCCAGTGCGCCCTTAAGCAGTTCGCGCCAG is a window of Candidatus Planktophila lacus DNA encoding:
- a CDS encoding DUF554 domain-containing protein, which gives rise to MFVGLGTLINITTIIGGAAIGVLVGTRMLARTRLLITEVLGLITILGAVSALAPMWSDRYINSIPKGWTLLAILGSLLIGGGIGSALSLESRLEGLGETLRVKFGAHKESTFIEGFVSAALLFAIGPLAILGSISDGMSTGIDQLLLKSSLDFFAAIAFAASLGWGVAVSAIPVGIYQGVWTVIGLGLGSILEGYQVDAMTVTGGVMLVCIGLRLLKIKDIAVGNLLPALFIAPIFVLVLNNFL
- a CDS encoding YczE/YyaS/YitT family protein, which produces MSFMSKFSAFLKPHKTVPITPWRANSRWDLSFSRVAILFFGLAIFGLGDALVVQSNLGNAPWTVFAQGLSLKSGLSLGWATFVTGCFVLLIWIPLRERPGFGTLANIVIISAAIEFGVSVFPLQETLVGGLASALIGIALVGLGSALYITCGLGPGPRDGAMTGIHQRTGVRVGRVRMGIEVTVLIVGALLGGKLGLGTALFALLIGQSVAISFGIVARLTSK
- a CDS encoding uracil-DNA glycosylase; this translates as MTSFKDQLHAGWRELLKGALDLLDEIESKLQADAYLPAHKDVMKSLSFDPAQARVLILGQDPYPSAVDAMGLAFSTARNDGKLPASLKNIYRELVDDLGVSHPTSGDLSPWCKRGVILLNRSLTCAEGESNSHKDLGWRVFTDQVVSVLAQQGVVAILWGANAQEVKDLFPKSDCIISVHPSPLSAYRGFFGSKPFSRANQVLVGKGRQPIDWSI
- a CDS encoding adenine phosphoribosyltransferase codes for the protein MKLADALSLIRDIPDYPKPGILFKDITPLLADPTAYSTVIKAFASQIDDVDVIAGIEARGFIFAAAIALEKNAGFVPFRKSGKLPFETIGAKYGLEYGEDEIEVHIDAFANGKTVVIIDDVLATGGTIAAALELAERTGAVVKSVQVLFEISGLGGRELIAKRFPKIEIKSLVTS
- a CDS encoding acyltransferase family protein is translated as MSSKVRIHQIQALRAVAATLVVLFHAKLAPGGFIGVDIFYVISGYLITGIIVKEITLSGAFNYRNFFLRRAKRLLPASISVLILTAFGAWLFLPPTIRSSLGQDIFAASIYISNYLFAWWQNDYQNLNATPSPVIHYWSLAVEEQFYLLWPLIIFTLWKIGRQRLVFRGVLGITILSFLFSLFLTNAAPIWAFYSLPTRAWELGVGALLLFIPKELLEKKSVSRTLIVWLSALTLPYGVIRFSDNTPFPGTAALYPVLATALLIAFIHSWPPILNDFSRLRFVQWLGEISYPFYLWHWPLLVIPSTRFGRPLTLLERFLLIALTALAADLTHRFIEKPFSRRKLSNRQTTKFALAATLSGVMVASAILLTTKDDISLPNGRSVSIAAVMQKPKIYDDGCHANYGNKNSPECLYGDVNSKRKIVLYGDSHAAQWFPALEKIAIDEGFALISLTKSACPAVEVDRVNSGAFKNSDCNAWRDNSIQRIKQLKPEAVIMSGFQHFAYPTRYSSRDAWWLEGQRSLYAKVLNSSPNLIYISDTPKPQRDIPSCLATAKADECDANEKSDPRVAGGFIALDPTPWLCTDSCPAIVNGIVAYRDASHISVDMSAALSNNLRDFLRSNGVI
- a CDS encoding NAD(P)-dependent alcohol dehydrogenase, with product MKVRGYAAMTAKAPLAPWEFERRDLGAHDVALDIKYSGICHSDIHQAREEWGPAIFPMVPGHEIAGVVTSIGSAVSKFKVGDLIGVGVFVDSCRVCEPCKNGTQQYCIEGMTGTYNQLERDGKTPAMGGYANVMVINEDYAVTIPANLSLDGVAPLLCAGITLYSPIKHWKAGPGKKVAVMGLGGLGHMGVKFAAAMGAEVTVFSHSPSKEADAKAMGAHHFVSTKSEGFHTKYSKHFDLILNTVSAELDINIYLSMLGVDGTLVVIGLPGKPYSVEAGSLLPARRSLSGSMIGGIPEMQEMLDFCGKHNIVSDVEVIQADYINEAYERTVASDVKYRFVIDATSF
- a CDS encoding NCS2 family permease, which produces MLDSYFKISERGSTVAREVRGGIVTFFTMAYIVALNPLIIGLAKDADGKYIGGGDAPNLALVAAMTALMAGVLTILMGVVGNYPLALATGLGLNTFVAVGIASKMTWADAMGLVVIEGIIITILVLTGFRTAVFRAVPAQLKIAISVGIGLFIALIGLVDAGFVRRTGAGPVPVTLGDGGTLVGWPVIIFALGLFLTIALMVKKVKGAILIGIIVATIAAVIVETTLKIGPLFNGATGEVNPKGWNLNVPAVPEKIAATPDFSLFGDFNLLGSFDRLPLVTVILLIFTLLLSDFFDTVGTVTAIGHESGLIDKDGNVPNNDRILLVDSLAAVAGGAGSISSNTSYIESASGVGEGARTGLASVVTGACFLLTTFLAPLVAIIPYEAATPALIIVGFLMMTQIKAIDWEDYGIAIPAFLTIILMPFTYNISVGIGAGFVTHVVIRYIQGRRKEVHPLLLLVSGLFMIYFLSSPINTWVG
- a CDS encoding thymidine kinase codes for the protein MAELIYYCGTMDSGKSTLALQTAHNHKSRGRSGLIFTSKDRAGSGVISSRLGLQSAAIEVDPGLDLHKLVVERLSVGDRIDYIICDEAQFYQAEQIEQLAKIVDGLGIDVFAFGILADFRTKLFPGSARLVELADRVNTLQVEALCWCGSRATHNARTLGGVMVTEGEQVVVGDVAPGAEVAYEVLCRRHHMRRVTARASRAGHTSPLPLPFTENE